From Clostridium cylindrosporum DSM 605, the proteins below share one genomic window:
- a CDS encoding flagellin yields MNINHNMAAVNAYNNYNKNISDKSKAMMKISTGARINKASDDAAGASISEKMKGQIRGLQQASRNIQDGISLIRTAEGGLASIENPNLVRMRELCIQALNDTLTYSDRQHIQTELANIEASIDGIATDTEFNEINVLAPPMVKYTEDPPKTEEPSLDIVFLIDDSATMGEEIQMVKDGIGGFVESLQDTISTRIAFVSLCDLNTNNPESFKDFSSNPNLDHIQIESASTRPYDAIIESMPGGSVGSKLSYNSNSKKVFVLFTDTYNESGGGTSESTSKKVEGSNVKLGYDNDDVQVYNFLFDGDQYDSVYKEITDTTGGKIYHPSTTEDIKNNLINDLVNDIKGSLPEPSTPTEEKWKMKDVILQVGPNSSQQFVIDLFDARCKSLGIYNLSVLSREDANDALTRIDNAMLMVSGQRANFGAYTNALEHISNNVENSNLNLNAANSRIEDADISLEVIKSAKSGILADASQRLLIESLKLSDGIINMLGNFKNIN; encoded by the coding sequence ATGAATATAAATCATAATATGGCGGCAGTTAATGCCTATAATAACTATAATAAGAATATAAGTGATAAGTCAAAAGCAATGATGAAGATTTCTACAGGTGCTAGAATTAATAAAGCATCTGATGATGCAGCTGGAGCATCTATTTCAGAGAAAATGAAAGGGCAAATTAGAGGATTACAGCAGGCATCTAGAAATATTCAAGATGGAATATCATTGATACGAACTGCTGAAGGGGGATTAGCATCTATAGAAAACCCTAATCTAGTTCGTATGAGAGAGTTGTGTATACAAGCTTTAAATGATACATTAACATATTCGGATAGACAGCATATACAAACGGAACTTGCTAATATTGAAGCCTCTATAGATGGTATAGCAACTGATACAGAGTTTAATGAGATAAATGTATTGGCACCACCAATGGTTAAGTATACAGAAGATCCACCTAAAACTGAAGAACCTTCATTAGATATAGTATTTCTAATTGATGATTCAGCAACTATGGGAGAAGAAATACAAATGGTGAAGGATGGTATTGGAGGATTTGTGGAAAGTCTACAGGACACTATAAGTACAAGAATAGCTTTTGTCAGCCTGTGTGATTTAAATACAAATAATCCAGAGAGTTTTAAGGATTTTTCATCTAATCCAAATTTAGACCACATTCAAATTGAATCAGCATCAACTAGACCATATGATGCTATTATAGAATCAATGCCAGGAGGAAGTGTTGGTAGTAAACTAAGTTATAATAGCAACTCTAAAAAGGTATTTGTATTATTTACTGATACATATAATGAAAGTGGTGGAGGAACTAGTGAAAGTACGAGTAAGAAGGTAGAAGGAAGTAATGTAAAACTAGGATATGATAATGATGATGTTCAGGTATATAATTTCTTATTCGATGGAGATCAGTATGATAGTGTATATAAAGAAATAACAGATACAACTGGAGGAAAGATATACCACCCTTCAACTACGGAAGATATTAAGAATAATCTTATAAACGATTTAGTTAATGACATAAAAGGGTCTTTACCTGAACCATCTACACCAACTGAGGAAAAGTGGAAAATGAAAGATGTTATACTACAGGTAGGGCCTAATTCAAGTCAACAGTTTGTAATAGACTTATTTGATGCTAGGTGTAAAAGTTTAGGGATATATAATTTATCTGTATTGTCTAGAGAAGATGCAAATGATGCATTAACAAGAATTGATAACGCAATGCTTATGGTTTCAGGTCAAAGAGCAAATTTTGGAGCCTATACAAATGCTCTAGAGCATATATCAAATAATGTAGAGAATTCTAATTTAAATCTCAATGCAGCAAACTCACGTATAGAAGATGCTGATATCTCATTAGAAGTTATAAAGTCAGCTAAAAGCGGTATTCTTGCAGATGCATCTCAACGTTTATTAATAGAGTCATTAAAGTTATCAGATGGAATAATAAATATGTTAGGTAACTTTAAGAATATAAACTAG
- a CDS encoding DUF2922 domain-containing protein gives MQKSLKLVFLDNKGDKQSIIIPEVKEDITSAEIRNLADVILQNNVFGDEIRSLVKTVEAALTSKDVTTIVF, from the coding sequence ATGCAAAAGAGCTTAAAGCTTGTATTCCTTGATAATAAGGGAGATAAACAATCAATCATCATACCAGAGGTTAAGGAGGATATAACAAGTGCTGAGATAAGAAATCTAGCAGATGTTATTCTTCAGAACAATGTCTTTGGAGATGAGATAAGAAGTCTAGTGAAAACTGTGGAAGCAGCTCTAACTTCAAAGGATGTTACGACTATAGTATTCTAA
- a CDS encoding DUF2922 domain-containing protein: protein MQKSLKLVFLDSQGDKQSIIIPEVKEDITSAEVRNLADVILQNNIFGDDLRSLVKSVEAAITSKDVSTIVF, encoded by the coding sequence ATGCAAAAGAGTCTAAAGCTTGTATTCCTTGATAGTCAAGGAGATAAACAATCAATAATCATACCAGAGGTTAAGGAAGACATAACAAGCGCTGAGGTAAGAAACCTTGCTGATGTTATTCTTCAGAATAATATATTCGGAGATGATCTAAGAAGTCTAGTGAAGTCTGTGGAAGCAGCTATAACTTCTAAGGATGTTTCAACTATAGTATTCTAA
- a CDS encoding DUF1659 domain-containing protein → MAIKTKIAAQSLVLKVNLGEDKSGKIAFKNVSLKQVRPEASDEGIHAVAETVKGILPYPVESVSKSTLSEIVDDTIVG, encoded by the coding sequence ATGGCAATCAAAACTAAAATAGCCGCTCAATCACTTGTACTAAAAGTAAACTTAGGTGAGGATAAGAGTGGGAAGATAGCCTTTAAAAATGTTAGCTTAAAGCAGGTAAGACCTGAGGCTAGCGATGAGGGAATCCATGCAGTTGCTGAAACTGTAAAGGGTATTCTTCCATATCCAGTGGAAAGTGTATCTAAGAGTACACTAAGCGAGATAGTTGATGACACAATAGTAGGCTAA
- a CDS encoding DUF1413 domain-containing protein, producing the protein MNNLLCKAIGKIANFPPGKSFCLKDLLTEDEWASLSSSTTFGKEFKKQ; encoded by the coding sequence ATGAACAATTTACTATGTAAAGCAATCGGTAAAATAGCAAACTTTCCCCCAGGAAAAAGTTTTTGCTTAAAGGATTTACTTACTGAAGATGAATGGGCTTCCCTATCAAGTTCAACAACATTTGGAAAAGAGTTTAAAAAACAGTAG
- the tnpA gene encoding IS200/IS605 family transposase: MLEVKHGRGYVYVIQYHIVWCVKYRYKLLVENIEKDLKIIINQLATANDITIVEMESDKDYIHLLVECTPQHYILNLLKSLKGVSARRMFQLHPELKNSLCGGHIWNPSYFVATV; the protein is encoded by the coding sequence ATGTTAGAAGTTAAACACGGACGAGGATATGTCTATGTAATTCAGTATCATATAGTTTGGTGTGTTAAATATAGGTATAAATTACTCGTTGAAAATATAGAAAAAGACTTAAAAATAATAATAAATCAACTTGCAACTGCTAATGATATAACCATTGTAGAAATGGAAAGTGATAAAGATTATATACATTTACTAGTTGAGTGTACTCCACAGCATTATATCCTCAATCTTCTAAAATCTCTTAAAGGTGTATCTGCAAGAAGAATGTTTCAGTTACATCCAGAACTTAAAAATAGTCTATGTGGTGGGCATATTTGGAACCCAAGCTACTTCGTAGCTACTGTATGA
- a CDS encoding ferredoxin, with product MKASVNEDLCIGCGLCPSIAPQVFALNDNGKAEAIVEEVPGDYEDEAAEARSSCPVDAIDVH from the coding sequence ATGAAAGCAAGTGTTAATGAAGATCTATGCATTGGATGTGGACTATGTCCATCTATAGCACCACAAGTTTTCGCTCTTAACGATAACGGTAAGGCTGAAGCTATAGTAGAAGAAGTTCCAGGAGATTATGAAGATGAAGCTGCTGAAGCACGTTCAAGCTGCCCAGTTGATGCAATCGACGTACACTAG
- a CDS encoding RNA-guided endonuclease InsQ/TnpB family protein, translating into MIKSIKVRLLPTKEQEELMFKSVGIARFTYNWGLNKWGELYEEGSKPSKSAIKKEFNNTVKKSQEYKWLYEVSAQITSQAFSDLDTAFKKFFKKESGYPKFKSKKKSRKSFYVRYDAIKFEDNRVNLEKIGKVKYKTNHIIPGLPKYNNPRCHFDGKYWYLTLGFEQGEKQTELNNDLSIGIDLGIKSLAVLSCLDKPIKNINKSYEVRRLNKKLKRLQRQVSRKYEMNKVDSKFVKTNNIIKLEKEIKLIYRRLANIRSNHIHQATNRIVKLKPYRVVMEDLNISGMMKNKHLSKAIAEQCLYEFIRQMKYKCKFNGIEFVQADKWYASSKTCSSCGAIKKDLKLSDRTYICTDCGLSIDRDLNAAINLSKYKLVS; encoded by the coding sequence GTGATAAAGTCTATAAAAGTTAGACTTCTGCCAACGAAAGAGCAGGAAGAATTAATGTTTAAATCAGTTGGTATAGCTAGATTCACATACAACTGGGGACTTAATAAATGGGGTGAACTATATGAAGAAGGTTCAAAACCATCTAAATCTGCAATTAAGAAAGAATTTAATAATACAGTTAAAAAGAGTCAAGAGTATAAATGGCTTTATGAAGTAAGTGCTCAAATTACCTCACAAGCATTTAGTGATTTAGATACTGCATTTAAGAAATTCTTTAAAAAGGAATCTGGTTATCCTAAATTTAAATCTAAGAAGAAGTCTAGAAAAAGCTTTTATGTTAGATATGATGCTATTAAGTTTGAAGACAATAGGGTGAACTTAGAAAAGATAGGCAAGGTAAAGTATAAAACTAATCACATCATACCTGGTTTACCTAAATACAATAACCCTAGATGTCATTTTGATGGCAAGTATTGGTACTTAACATTAGGCTTTGAACAAGGTGAAAAGCAAACCGAGTTAAATAATGATTTATCAATAGGAATAGATTTAGGAATTAAAAGTTTAGCAGTTCTTAGCTGTTTAGATAAGCCAATTAAAAACATTAATAAATCATATGAAGTTAGAAGACTAAATAAAAAACTTAAAAGATTACAAAGACAGGTTTCGAGAAAGTATGAGATGAATAAAGTCGATTCTAAGTTTGTAAAGACTAATAATATTATTAAGCTTGAAAAAGAAATAAAGCTAATATATAGAAGACTAGCAAACATTAGAAGTAATCATATTCATCAAGCAACGAATAGAATAGTAAAGCTAAAGCCCTATAGAGTTGTTATGGAAGATTTAAATATTAGTGGAATGATGAAAAATAAGCATTTATCAAAGGCTATTGCAGAGCAGTGTTTATATGAATTTATACGCCAAATGAAATATAAGTGTAAATTTAATGGCATAGAGTTTGTTCAAGCTGATAAATGGTATGCATCATCTAAAACATGTAGCTCATGTGGAGCAATTAAAAAAGATTTAAAGCTTTCAGACAGAACCTATATATGCACAGACTGTGGATTAAGTATAGATAGGGATTTAAATGCTGCTATTAATCTATCAAAGTATAAATTAGTAAGTTAA
- a CDS encoding DUF1659 domain-containing protein produces the protein MAIKTKIAAQSLVLTMNLGEDKNGKIAFKNLSLKQVKPNATDEGIHTVAEAVKGILPYPVEGVSKNTLSEIVDDTIVG, from the coding sequence ATGGCAATCAAAACTAAAATAGCCGCTCAATCACTTGTATTAACAATGAATCTAGGTGAGGACAAAAATGGAAAGATAGCTTTCAAGAATCTTAGCTTAAAGCAGGTAAAACCTAACGCTACAGATGAGGGAATCCACACAGTTGCAGAGGCTGTAAAGGGTATTCTTCCATATCCAGTGGAAGGTGTATCTAAAAATACACTAAGCGAGATAGTTGATGACACAATAGTAGGCTAA
- a CDS encoding RNA-guided endonuclease TnpB family protein codes for MANYVLTLPLKTEKWQEDILEKRLNIARQIYNACLGEILSRYKLMKRQKNYGLAMKMGKGKERNAIFNKIRKDFGLTKFDLNKYVKPMGQKFKQNLGSQMVQEIAERAFGAFEKLMFGEAKKVRFKTFGEFYSVREKGNITGFRYFQDRNIMEWLGLTMQVIIKRNDEYASKCFLDKLKFCKLVKKVIRGKNRYFVQMTFEGVPPQKDNHSISNDENARVGLDIGTSILAIASEKEVKILELAEDINVDEKLKRVLQRKLDRQRRANNPNKYNEDGTIKKGNREKWIQSKGYIKTKGALAEIQRKIADTRKQSHNKLANHILSLGLDVRVETMNFKGLQKRAKETIVNEKTGKINSKKRFGKSISNKAPSMLIRLIDNKLKHLGLSVKKIDTYKVKASQFDHFTETYVKKPLSKRWNKFEQGNIQRDMYSAFLIMNTKDNLKEIDIDRANSSYENFFKLHNKEVNRIKNLDKKQLSSIGL; via the coding sequence ATGGCAAATTATGTTTTGACACTTCCGTTAAAAACGGAAAAGTGGCAAGAAGATATATTAGAAAAAAGATTAAATATTGCTCGTCAAATCTATAATGCTTGTCTTGGAGAAATCCTTTCAAGATATAAATTAATGAAAAGACAAAAAAACTATGGTCTTGCCATGAAAATGGGAAAAGGTAAAGAACGCAATGCAATTTTTAATAAGATTAGAAAAGATTTCGGTTTAACTAAGTTTGACCTAAATAAATATGTAAAACCTATGGGACAAAAATTTAAACAAAACTTAGGTTCTCAAATGGTTCAAGAAATAGCAGAGAGGGCCTTTGGAGCTTTTGAAAAACTAATGTTTGGAGAAGCTAAGAAAGTTAGATTTAAGACCTTTGGAGAATTCTATTCTGTACGTGAAAAAGGAAATATCACAGGTTTTAGATATTTTCAAGATAGAAATATAATGGAATGGCTTGGTCTGACTATGCAGGTAATTATAAAAAGAAATGATGAGTATGCAAGTAAATGTTTCTTAGATAAACTTAAATTTTGTAAACTTGTTAAAAAAGTTATCCGTGGTAAAAATAGATATTTTGTTCAAATGACTTTTGAGGGTGTCCCACCTCAAAAGGATAATCATAGTATATCTAATGATGAAAATGCTCGTGTAGGTTTAGATATTGGTACTTCTATACTTGCTATTGCAAGTGAAAAAGAAGTTAAAATCTTAGAACTTGCAGAAGATATTAATGTAGACGAAAAGCTTAAGAGAGTTCTTCAAAGGAAGCTCGACAGACAACGTAGAGCAAATAATCCTAATAAATATAATGAAGATGGTACAATTAAAAAGGGAAATCGAGAGAAATGGATTCAAAGCAAAGGTTATATTAAGACTAAAGGTGCACTTGCAGAAATTCAAAGGAAAATAGCGGACACGAGAAAACAATCTCATAATAAACTTGCTAATCATATTCTTTCACTTGGTCTTGATGTTAGAGTTGAAACAATGAATTTCAAAGGACTTCAAAAAAGAGCAAAAGAAACAATAGTAAATGAGAAAACGGGAAAGATTAATTCTAAGAAAAGATTTGGAAAATCTATTAGTAATAAAGCACCAAGTATGCTTATAAGGTTAATAGATAACAAACTTAAGCACCTTGGCCTTTCAGTGAAAAAAATAGATACTTATAAAGTTAAAGCAAGTCAATTTGATCACTTCACAGAAACCTATGTTAAAAAGCCACTTTCAAAACGTTGGAATAAATTTGAGCAAGGAAATATTCAAAGAGATATGTATTCGGCATTTTTAATAATGAATACAAAGGATAACTTAAAAGAAATAGATATAGATAGAGCAAATTCAAGTTATGAAAACTTCTTTAAGTTGCATAATAAAGAAGTAAATAGAATTAAAAACTTAGATAAAAAACAATTAAGTAGCATAGGGCTATAA
- a CDS encoding sigma-70 family RNA polymerase sigma factor, producing the protein MKDVKCELSEENSSKEVCEIQRLLRDAKESVVSLEALVNKFMPLILKAAKYYCVSSDILPDAISEGSLAFIRCIEKYPLDSPIPFPYYAKRAVYSHIRYYCSKEITRHDNTISIHSPVNGCDDITLEDTISSEEGLEDEFFRRSSFLEIIDYIQNLNDLEREVLERHYFLGHSLKKISEDLGYSYRGIKYAKSRGIKLLQSEFEGEGKYI; encoded by the coding sequence TTGAAAGATGTTAAATGTGAACTAAGTGAAGAAAATAGTTCTAAAGAAGTGTGTGAAATACAAAGACTTCTAAGGGATGCTAAGGAAAGTGTAGTAAGCCTTGAGGCATTAGTTAATAAGTTTATGCCCCTTATATTAAAGGCGGCTAAGTACTACTGTGTATCCTCTGATATACTACCTGATGCTATAAGTGAAGGGTCATTAGCATTTATAAGGTGTATTGAGAAGTATCCACTTGACTCCCCTATTCCCTTTCCCTACTACGCCAAAAGGGCAGTATATTCCCACATAAGATACTACTGTTCAAAGGAGATTACAAGACATGATAACACTATTAGCATTCATAGTCCTGTTAATGGATGTGATGACATAACCCTAGAGGATACTATATCCTCAGAGGAGGGACTTGAGGATGAATTCTTTAGAAGGTCATCATTTCTAGAGATCATAGACTATATACAGAATCTTAATGACTTAGAAAGAGAGGTTCTCGAGAGGCACTACTTTCTAGGTCATAGTCTAAAGAAGATATCTGAGGATCTAGGATATAGCTATAGAGGGATTAAGTATGCTAAGTCCCGTGGTATCAAGCTCCTTCAGTCAGAGTTTGAAGGTGAGGGGAAGTACATATAA